In Urechidicola croceus, a single window of DNA contains:
- a CDS encoding CcoQ/FixQ family Cbb3-type cytochrome c oxidase assembly chaperone, whose product MLKFIKHHMEGIEGIEIYPIISLLIFFIFFAILFLWVFTAKKPYLDEVSNMPLDSNNNE is encoded by the coding sequence ATGTTAAAATTCATCAAACATCATATGGAGGGAATTGAGGGTATTGAAATATATCCAATCATTTCTTTATTAATATTTTTCATTTTCTTCGCCATTCTTTTTTTATGGGTTTTTACTGCCAAAAAACCATATTTAGACGAAGTAAGTAATATGCCTTTAGACTCAAATAATAACGAATAA